In Opitutaceae bacterium TAV5, one genomic interval encodes:
- a CDS encoding 3-dehydroquinate synthase, with amino-acid sequence MSDSLLIQLGERSYPITFGADLRFQVRSALAALRAEGRRYAVVTDRHIDRQQAEALQAMTGDAPVRVLEPGEQTKSLAELGNVLDFLAENRLDRSSVLVAVGGGVIGDLAGFAAASYLRGIGFYQIPTTLLAMVDSSVGGKTGINLRAGKNLVGAFHQPKAVFISTDLLSTLPPREFAAGMAEVIKYGLLGDRELFEELEATPLLPGAPRLADVIRRCCAIKAAIVEADERETAKDGGRALLNLGHTFGHAIEQVTGYGAYLHGEAVAIGLCAAARLSRHLGYLDDAAVARVEKVVDAHALPVRLREPLPVDALAAAMARDKKVRAGALRFVVLRALGTAATQGDIDPVLAGTSFVEVGAALAS; translated from the coding sequence ATGTCCGATTCTCTTCTCATTCAACTGGGCGAGCGCAGCTACCCGATCACCTTCGGAGCCGATCTCCGGTTTCAGGTCCGCTCCGCGCTGGCGGCTCTCCGGGCGGAGGGGCGCCGGTACGCCGTCGTCACCGACCGTCACATCGATCGCCAGCAGGCCGAGGCGTTGCAGGCGATGACCGGCGACGCGCCCGTGCGGGTGCTGGAACCGGGCGAACAGACAAAATCGCTCGCCGAACTGGGCAACGTGCTCGATTTCCTCGCGGAAAACCGGCTGGACCGCTCCTCGGTGCTCGTGGCGGTGGGCGGCGGGGTGATCGGCGATCTCGCCGGTTTTGCCGCGGCCAGCTACCTGCGCGGCATCGGGTTTTACCAGATCCCCACCACGCTGCTCGCGATGGTGGACAGTTCGGTGGGCGGCAAAACAGGCATCAATCTGCGCGCGGGCAAAAACCTCGTCGGCGCGTTCCACCAGCCGAAGGCGGTTTTTATCTCCACCGACCTGCTCTCGACGCTGCCTCCGCGCGAGTTCGCAGCGGGCATGGCCGAGGTGATCAAATACGGCCTGCTCGGCGACCGGGAGCTTTTCGAGGAGCTCGAGGCGACACCCCTGCTCCCCGGCGCGCCCCGGCTGGCCGACGTGATCCGCCGGTGCTGCGCGATCAAGGCGGCGATCGTCGAGGCCGATGAACGCGAGACGGCGAAGGACGGCGGCCGCGCGCTGCTCAATCTCGGCCACACCTTCGGCCACGCCATCGAACAGGTGACCGGCTATGGCGCGTACCTGCATGGCGAGGCGGTGGCGATCGGGCTGTGCGCGGCGGCGCGGCTGTCGCGCCACCTCGGCTATCTCGACGATGCCGCCGTGGCCCGCGTGGAAAAAGTCGTCGACGCCCATGCGCTGCCGGTGCGGCTGCGCGAACCGCTGCCGGTCGATGCGCTGGCGGCGGCCATGGCCCGCGACAAGAAAGTGCGCGCCGGCGCGCTGCGCTTCGTCGTGTTGCGCGCCCTCGGCACGGCGGCGACGCAGGGCGACATCGATCCGGTGCTCGCCGGGACCAGTTTTGTGGAAGTCGGCGCGGCGCTGGCTTCGTAA
- a CDS encoding 1-(5-phosphoribosyl)-5-[(5-phosphoribosylamino)methylideneamino] imidazole-4-carboxamide isomerase (catalyzes the formation of 5-(5-phospho-1-deoxyribulos-1-ylamino)methylideneamino-l-(5-hosphoribosyl)imidazole-4-carboxamide from 1-(5-phosphoribosyl)-5-[(5-phosphoribosylamino)methylideneamino] imidazole-4-carboxamide): MTIYPAIDIKGGRCVRLTQGRADQETVYFENPAEVAGQFRAAGSPWVHVVDLDGAFAGEPQNLAQVQAIAALGMKVQLGGGLRTRASVERALGLGASRVVIGTRAAESEEFVGELVQAFGEKIAVGIDAKNGQVAVRGWVSTTGTGALDLARRMSALGVRTIIYTDIGTDGMLTGPNLAAQQAMCEAVAPGKTGVIASGGVSRREDVAGLADLARRHANLDGVIVGKALYEKRVELPDLLAIAAAA, encoded by the coding sequence ATGACCATTTATCCCGCTATCGACATCAAAGGAGGCCGGTGCGTGCGACTCACCCAAGGCCGCGCCGATCAGGAAACCGTGTATTTTGAAAACCCGGCGGAAGTCGCCGGCCAGTTCAGGGCAGCCGGCAGCCCCTGGGTGCACGTGGTCGATCTCGACGGCGCGTTTGCCGGCGAGCCGCAAAACCTGGCCCAGGTGCAGGCCATCGCCGCTCTCGGGATGAAGGTCCAGCTCGGCGGCGGGCTCCGCACCCGCGCCTCCGTGGAACGCGCGCTCGGGCTGGGCGCAAGCCGGGTGGTCATCGGCACGCGCGCGGCCGAGAGCGAGGAATTTGTCGGCGAACTCGTGCAAGCCTTCGGAGAAAAAATCGCCGTCGGCATCGACGCCAAAAACGGCCAGGTCGCCGTCCGCGGCTGGGTGAGCACCACCGGCACCGGCGCACTCGATCTCGCCCGGCGCATGAGCGCGCTCGGCGTGCGCACGATCATCTACACCGATATCGGCACCGACGGCATGCTGACCGGCCCCAACCTCGCGGCCCAGCAGGCCATGTGCGAGGCCGTCGCACCGGGCAAGACCGGCGTGATCGCCTCCGGAGGCGTCAGTCGCCGCGAAGACGTGGCCGGCCTCGCCGACCTCGCCCGCCGCCACGCCAACCTCGACGGCGTGATCGTCGGCAAGGCGCTCTATGAAAAACGGGTGGAATTACCCGACCTGCTCGCGATCGCCGCCGCCGCGTGA
- a CDS encoding pyrimidine-nucleoside phosphorylase: protein MTKRTIPQRRFIKPSFSSLIEKKRDGQEFTQEEIRYIIDSTLDGEMPQHQLSALLMAIYFQQMSAQETAILTEEMMLSGEVIDLSEIAKPKIDKYTTGGVGDKTSLVLVPLAMAAGVVVPMMCGPEHDCIISPLEKLSAVPGFKSKITIEAFISQLSKINGAICAQSDDLAPADAKFLEIRKETGTIPSLPLITGSVLSKKLAEGSEGLVIDVKWGNGSFIKDLEQAKQLARSMTRVGRSMKRRCVALVTDMNQPLGDSVGTALELKEAIQLLKGEGPEDMKELVLKLGMEIVRLAGVAGSTLSAKQTVERHLTDGSALAKLKELVKAQGGDPSYIDAPDKFPKAKYIRKLPAPKRGYVHTINASLVARGVNLLGIGAEKSGKVDHAVGVSEIKKVGTQVKQGEPLMMIHYNDESKLEAALNHFKEAYRLAPKRPTPPPLVVERVA from the coding sequence ATGACAAAACGCACCATTCCTCAACGGAGGTTCATCAAGCCGTCGTTCAGCTCGCTGATCGAGAAGAAACGCGATGGCCAGGAGTTCACCCAGGAAGAGATTCGCTATATCATCGATTCCACGCTCGACGGAGAGATGCCGCAGCACCAGCTCTCGGCGCTGCTGATGGCTATCTACTTCCAGCAAATGTCGGCGCAGGAAACGGCGATCCTGACCGAGGAAATGATGCTTTCCGGCGAAGTCATTGACCTGTCGGAGATTGCCAAACCCAAGATCGACAAGTACACTACCGGCGGTGTCGGCGACAAGACTTCGCTGGTGCTCGTGCCCCTCGCCATGGCGGCGGGCGTGGTCGTCCCGATGATGTGCGGTCCGGAGCACGACTGCATCATCAGCCCGCTCGAGAAGCTCTCCGCCGTCCCCGGCTTCAAGAGCAAGATCACGATCGAAGCCTTTATCAGCCAGCTCTCCAAAATCAACGGCGCCATCTGCGCGCAGTCCGACGATCTCGCGCCCGCCGACGCCAAGTTCCTCGAAATCCGTAAGGAAACCGGCACCATCCCGAGCCTTCCGCTGATCACCGGCAGCGTTCTTTCCAAAAAACTCGCCGAGGGCAGCGAAGGTCTCGTGATCGACGTGAAGTGGGGCAACGGCTCCTTTATCAAGGACCTGGAGCAGGCCAAACAGCTCGCCCGCTCGATGACCCGCGTCGGCCGTTCGATGAAGCGCCGCTGCGTCGCCCTCGTCACCGACATGAATCAGCCGCTCGGCGATTCCGTCGGCACCGCGCTCGAGCTCAAGGAGGCCATCCAGCTTCTCAAGGGCGAGGGACCGGAAGACATGAAGGAACTCGTTCTCAAGCTCGGCATGGAGATCGTCCGCCTGGCCGGCGTGGCCGGTTCGACCCTCTCCGCCAAGCAGACCGTGGAGCGCCACCTCACCGACGGCAGCGCCCTCGCCAAGCTCAAGGAGCTGGTCAAGGCGCAAGGCGGCGATCCGTCCTATATCGACGCTCCCGACAAGTTCCCGAAGGCGAAGTACATCCGCAAGCTCCCCGCTCCCAAGCGCGGCTACGTCCACACGATCAATGCCTCGCTCGTCGCCCGCGGCGTCAATCTCCTCGGCATCGGGGCGGAAAAGAGCGGCAAGGTCGATCACGCGGTCGGCGTTTCGGAAATCAAGAAGGTCGGCACCCAGGTCAAGCAGGGCGAGCCGCTCATGATGATCCACTACAACGACGAGTCGAAGCTCGAGGCCGCGCTCAACCACTTCAAGGAAGCGTACCGTCTCGCGCCCAAGCGCCCCACCCCGCCGCCGCTCGTCGTCGAGCGCGTCGCGTAA